A genomic window from Streptomyces sp. HUAS YS2 includes:
- a CDS encoding LLM class F420-dependent oxidoreductase, with translation MVMYGMQLPVQSQSALYAESWEAAAGPADLVEIARVADRTGFGYLASCDHVAIPRRLAGAMSTIWYDPVATLSYLAAATERVRLMSHVAIVGLRHPLVSAKAYATLDRLSGGRLILGVGAGHVQEEFEAVGADFARRGALLDETIDALRAALGPEEYPEFGGERFSFKDLGQQPRPVQQRVPLWVGGSSPAAVRRAALRGDGWLPQGDPRDKLPEKIAKLRALREEAGIEAPFTVGAITEALYVGEAGWDVGRRTLTGAPEALAASLRAYGEMGVHQIQVRFRSRSRTELTDQMAAFAAEVAPHLS, from the coding sequence ATGGTCATGTACGGGATGCAGCTCCCGGTCCAGTCGCAGAGCGCCCTGTACGCCGAGTCCTGGGAGGCCGCCGCGGGCCCCGCCGACCTGGTGGAGATCGCCCGGGTCGCCGACCGGACCGGCTTCGGCTACCTCGCCTCCTGCGACCACGTCGCCATCCCGCGGCGGCTCGCCGGGGCGATGAGCACGATCTGGTACGACCCGGTCGCCACGCTCTCCTACCTCGCCGCCGCCACCGAGCGGGTCCGGCTGATGTCGCACGTCGCCATCGTCGGCCTGCGTCACCCGCTGGTCTCCGCCAAGGCGTACGCGACCCTCGACCGCCTGTCCGGCGGCCGGCTGATCCTCGGCGTCGGCGCCGGGCACGTGCAGGAGGAGTTCGAGGCGGTCGGCGCGGACTTCGCCCGGCGCGGTGCGCTGCTCGACGAGACGATCGACGCGCTCCGGGCCGCGCTGGGCCCGGAGGAGTACCCGGAGTTCGGCGGCGAGCGCTTCTCCTTCAAGGACCTGGGGCAGCAGCCCCGGCCCGTGCAGCAGCGGGTGCCGCTCTGGGTGGGCGGCTCCTCGCCGGCCGCCGTGCGGCGCGCCGCGCTGCGCGGCGACGGCTGGCTGCCGCAGGGCGACCCGCGCGACAAGCTGCCGGAGAAGATCGCGAAGCTCCGCGCGCTGCGCGAGGAGGCCGGCATCGAGGCGCCGTTCACCGTCGGCGCGATCACCGAGGCGCTGTACGTCGGGGAGGCCGGCTGGGACGTCGGCCGGCGCACCCTGACGGGCGCGCCGGAGGCGCTGGCGGCCTCGCTGCGGGCCTACGGGGAGATGGGCGTGCACCAGATCCAGGTCCGGTTCCGGTCCCGGAGCCGTACCGAACTCACCGACCAGATGGCGGCGTTCGCCGCGGAGGTCGCACCACACCTGAGCTGA
- a CDS encoding SDR family NAD(P)-dependent oxidoreductase produces MGKLDGRVVIVTGAARGQGEQEARLFAAEGARVVLGDVLDDAGEALAKELGEDRAAYVHLDVTRETDWTAAVARAKERFGRIDGLVNNAGILRFNELVSTPLEEFQAIIQVNQIGCFLGIRTVAPEIEAAGGGTIVNTSSYTGVTGMAGVGAYAATKHAVLGLTRVAAVELAGKNIRVNAVCPGAIDTPMSNPEGVDPAATAELYRSLVPLGRIGKPEEVAALALFLTSEDSAYITGQPFVIDGGWLAGVKLF; encoded by the coding sequence ATGGGCAAGCTGGACGGGCGCGTCGTGATCGTGACGGGCGCGGCGCGCGGGCAGGGCGAGCAGGAGGCCCGGCTGTTCGCCGCCGAGGGGGCCCGGGTGGTCCTCGGTGACGTGCTCGACGACGCCGGAGAGGCGCTGGCGAAGGAGCTGGGCGAGGACCGGGCGGCGTACGTCCACCTCGACGTGACGCGCGAGACGGACTGGACGGCGGCGGTCGCGCGGGCCAAGGAGAGGTTCGGGCGGATCGACGGCCTCGTCAACAACGCGGGGATCCTGCGGTTCAACGAGCTGGTGTCGACGCCGCTTGAGGAGTTCCAGGCGATCATCCAGGTCAACCAGATCGGCTGCTTCCTGGGGATCCGTACGGTCGCGCCCGAGATCGAGGCGGCCGGCGGCGGCACGATCGTCAACACCTCCTCGTACACCGGGGTGACCGGCATGGCCGGGGTGGGCGCGTACGCGGCGACCAAGCACGCGGTGCTCGGCCTGACCCGGGTCGCGGCGGTGGAGCTGGCGGGGAAGAACATCCGGGTGAACGCGGTCTGCCCGGGCGCCATCGACACCCCGATGAGCAACCCGGAGGGCGTGGATCCGGCGGCGACGGCGGAGCTGTACCGGAGCCTGGTGCCGCTGGGCCGGATCGGGAAGCCGGAGGAGGTCGCGGCGCTCGCGCTGTTCCTGACCTCGGAGGACTCGGCGTACATCACGGGACAGCCGTTCGTGATCGACGGCGGCTGGCTGGCCGGCGTCAAGCTCTTCTGA
- a CDS encoding LLM class flavin-dependent oxidoreductase has translation MEFGIFVQGYVGKRAETDPEAEHKALMEETEYVIQADKSGFKYAWASEHHFLEEYSHLSANDVYLGYLAHATERIHLGSGIFNPLAPVNHPVKVAEKVAMLDHLSGGRFEFGSGRGAGSHEILGFFPGITDMNHTKELWEETIAEFPKMWLQDEYAGFQGKHWSLPPRKILPKPYGKSHPAMWYAAGSPSSYAMAGKKGLGVLGFSVQKVSDMEWVVESYKTAIKEAKAIGDFVNDNVMVTSTAICAETHEKAVEIAVGGGLNYLQSLLFRYHDTFPRPEGIPEWPELLPEYSAEIIELLIQEELMICGDPSEVLAQCKRWEQAGADQLSFGLPIGVSYEDTMNSIKLIGEHVIPEIDTDPVHRTTRFRGAAGN, from the coding sequence TTGGAATTCGGGATCTTCGTACAGGGATACGTCGGCAAGCGCGCCGAGACCGATCCCGAGGCCGAGCACAAGGCGCTGATGGAGGAGACCGAGTACGTCATCCAGGCGGACAAGTCCGGGTTCAAGTACGCCTGGGCCTCCGAGCACCACTTCCTGGAGGAGTACTCGCACCTCTCGGCGAACGACGTCTACCTCGGGTATCTCGCCCACGCGACGGAACGCATCCACCTGGGCTCGGGCATCTTCAACCCGCTCGCCCCCGTCAACCACCCGGTCAAGGTCGCCGAGAAGGTCGCGATGCTCGACCACCTCTCCGGCGGGCGCTTCGAGTTCGGCTCCGGACGCGGCGCCGGCTCCCACGAGATCCTGGGCTTCTTCCCCGGCATCACGGACATGAACCACACCAAGGAACTCTGGGAAGAGACGATCGCCGAGTTCCCCAAGATGTGGCTCCAGGACGAGTACGCCGGCTTCCAGGGCAAGCACTGGTCCCTGCCGCCGCGCAAGATCCTGCCCAAGCCGTACGGGAAGTCCCACCCGGCGATGTGGTACGCGGCCGGCTCGCCGTCCTCGTACGCGATGGCCGGCAAGAAGGGGCTGGGCGTGCTCGGCTTCAGCGTGCAGAAGGTCTCCGACATGGAGTGGGTCGTCGAGTCGTACAAGACGGCGATCAAGGAGGCCAAGGCGATCGGTGACTTCGTCAACGACAACGTCATGGTGACGTCGACGGCGATCTGTGCGGAGACGCACGAGAAGGCGGTCGAGATCGCGGTCGGCGGCGGGCTGAACTACCTGCAGTCGCTGCTCTTCCGCTACCACGACACGTTCCCGCGGCCCGAGGGCATCCCGGAGTGGCCGGAGCTGCTGCCGGAGTACTCGGCGGAGATCATCGAACTCCTCATCCAGGAGGAGCTGATGATCTGCGGCGACCCGAGCGAGGTGCTGGCCCAGTGCAAGCGCTGGGAGCAGGCGGGCGCGGACCAGCTGTCGTTCGGCCTGCCGATCGGGGTGTCCTACGAGGACACGATGAACTCGATCAAGCTCATCGGCGAACACGTCATCCCCGAGATCGACACCGACCCGGTGCACCGCACGACCCGCTTCCGCGGGGCGGCAGGGAACTAG
- a CDS encoding N-acyl-D-amino-acid deacylase family protein: MLDHLIKGATVVDGTGAPAFTADVGIRDGRIVLPEPGAAARTSEDATGLVLAPGFVDPHTHYDAQLFWDPYATPSMNHGVTTVAGGNCGFTLAPLHPDRPEDADYTRRMMSKVEGMALKALEEGVDWSWSSFAEYLDALDGRIAVNAGFMVGHCALRRYVMGADAVGGEPTAEQLEQMVELLREAMRAGAWGLSTTQSATHSDGDGAPVASRHAAPAELIALSKAVGEHEGTQLEAILAGCLDQFSDDEIELFVEMTAAAGRPLNWNVLTIDAAVPERVPRQLTASERARKAGGRIVALTMPILTPMNMSLGTFCALNLIPGWGEILGLPVPERIVKLRDPDVRAEMLRRADSKEAGVFRRLAKFDRYVIGDTYSPENEGLTGRVVRDIAAERGQDAFQCLVEICANDELRTVLWPMPTDNDPDSWALRRETWEHEDVMLGGSDAGAHLDRMCGAPYTTRFLGDCLRGRKLLGLEQAVKMLTDDPARLFGLRERGRIAEGYHADLVLFDPERIDAGPATLVHDLPGDSPRLDSRAIGVVSVRVNGVETIRDDEVTGEVPGMVLRSGRDTRTVATR; this comes from the coding sequence ATGCTCGATCACCTGATCAAGGGCGCCACCGTCGTGGACGGCACCGGCGCCCCCGCCTTCACCGCCGACGTGGGGATCCGCGACGGACGGATCGTCCTCCCCGAGCCCGGCGCCGCCGCCCGTACCAGCGAGGACGCGACCGGGCTCGTACTCGCGCCCGGGTTCGTCGACCCGCACACGCACTACGACGCCCAGCTCTTCTGGGACCCCTACGCCACCCCGTCCATGAACCACGGCGTCACCACCGTCGCCGGCGGCAACTGCGGCTTCACCCTCGCCCCGCTCCACCCGGACCGGCCCGAGGACGCCGACTACACCCGCCGCATGATGTCCAAGGTCGAGGGCATGGCCCTCAAGGCCCTGGAGGAGGGCGTCGACTGGTCGTGGTCGTCGTTCGCCGAGTACCTCGACGCGCTCGACGGGCGGATCGCCGTCAACGCGGGGTTCATGGTGGGGCACTGCGCGCTGCGCCGGTACGTGATGGGGGCGGACGCCGTCGGCGGGGAGCCCACCGCCGAGCAGCTGGAGCAGATGGTCGAGCTGCTGCGCGAGGCGATGCGCGCCGGGGCCTGGGGGCTGTCCACCACCCAGTCCGCCACCCACTCCGACGGCGACGGCGCCCCCGTCGCCTCCCGGCACGCCGCCCCCGCAGAACTGATCGCCCTGTCGAAGGCCGTCGGCGAGCACGAGGGCACCCAGCTCGAAGCCATCCTCGCCGGCTGCCTCGACCAGTTCTCCGACGACGAGATCGAGCTGTTCGTCGAGATGACCGCCGCCGCCGGGCGGCCCCTCAACTGGAACGTCCTCACCATCGACGCCGCCGTCCCCGAACGCGTCCCGCGCCAGCTCACCGCCTCCGAGCGGGCCCGCAAGGCCGGCGGCCGGATCGTCGCCCTCACCATGCCGATCCTCACCCCCATGAACATGTCCCTGGGCACGTTCTGCGCGCTCAACCTCATCCCGGGGTGGGGCGAGATCCTGGGCCTTCCCGTCCCCGAGCGGATCGTGAAGCTCCGCGACCCGGACGTCCGCGCCGAGATGCTGCGCCGCGCCGACTCCAAGGAGGCCGGCGTCTTCCGCAGGCTCGCCAAGTTCGACCGGTACGTCATCGGCGACACGTACAGCCCCGAGAACGAGGGCCTCACCGGCCGCGTCGTCCGCGACATCGCCGCCGAGCGCGGCCAGGACGCCTTCCAGTGCCTCGTCGAGATCTGCGCCAACGACGAGCTGCGCACCGTCCTGTGGCCGATGCCGACCGACAACGACCCGGACTCCTGGGCCCTGCGCCGCGAGACCTGGGAGCACGAGGACGTGATGCTCGGCGGCTCGGACGCCGGCGCGCACCTGGACCGGATGTGCGGAGCGCCGTACACCACCCGCTTCCTCGGCGACTGCCTGCGCGGCCGGAAGCTGCTCGGCCTGGAGCAGGCGGTGAAGATGCTGACCGACGACCCGGCCAGGCTGTTCGGGCTGCGCGAGCGCGGCCGGATCGCCGAGGGCTACCACGCCGACCTGGTCCTGTTCGACCCCGAGCGGATCGACGCCGGCCCGGCGACCCTCGTCCACGACCTGCCCGGCGACAGCCCGCGGCTGGACTCGAGGGCGATCGGCGTGGTGTCGGTACGGGTCAACGGCGTCGAGACGATCCGGGACGACGAGGTGACGGGGGAGGTGCCGGGGATGGTGCTCCGCTCCGGCCGTGACACGAGGACGGTGGCCACGCGATGA
- a CDS encoding aldehyde dehydrogenase family protein, with translation MRTEKLFIGGEWVEPHGGHYEVVDPASEEIVGLAPEASRVQVHEAAAAARDAFDAWSRTKPEERAAILDRAADIMARDADANTVLAQAETGATTGTARGMQVAVGVSRFKRYARGAMEPVEQALPPQINEAGPMGRAGVFGAVAVRRPVGVVTCITSYNNPWANPAGKVAPALAMGNTVLVKPAPQDPLSVYAMARALEEAGVPPGVVNVVTGSAPAVGAAAVDSPDVDMVSFTGSTAVGQAIGEVCGKSLKRQLMELGGKGAALVLDDADLDSAVMGIGTTFAFYSGQICTAPTRVLAQRGIYEQLIEKLTGYLAFMKVGDPRAKGTVVGPVISAAHRDRVESYIELGRKEGARVVAGGERPSGPGLERGFYVAPTLLADCTNDMRVVREEIFGPVVVVVPFDDEEEGVALANDSDYGLLDYVWSGDVARAFRIAARLRAGGVGINTVGRNMEAPFGGFKKSGVGRDVGSYALHAYSETQAVVWPG, from the coding sequence ATGAGGACCGAGAAGCTGTTCATCGGCGGCGAGTGGGTCGAGCCGCACGGCGGGCACTACGAGGTGGTCGACCCGGCCAGTGAGGAGATCGTCGGCCTCGCGCCGGAGGCCTCCCGGGTCCAGGTGCACGAGGCCGCCGCGGCGGCCCGGGACGCCTTCGACGCCTGGTCCCGTACGAAGCCGGAGGAGCGGGCCGCGATCCTGGACCGGGCCGCCGACATCATGGCCCGGGACGCCGACGCGAACACGGTCCTCGCCCAGGCGGAGACCGGCGCGACGACCGGCACCGCACGCGGCATGCAGGTCGCCGTCGGCGTCTCCCGCTTCAAGCGCTACGCGCGCGGCGCCATGGAACCGGTCGAGCAGGCGCTGCCGCCGCAGATCAACGAGGCCGGCCCGATGGGCAGGGCCGGGGTCTTCGGCGCGGTCGCGGTGCGCCGCCCGGTGGGCGTGGTCACCTGCATCACCTCGTACAACAACCCCTGGGCCAACCCGGCGGGCAAGGTCGCCCCGGCGCTGGCCATGGGCAACACGGTGCTGGTGAAGCCGGCCCCGCAGGACCCGCTGTCGGTGTACGCGATGGCCCGGGCCCTGGAGGAGGCGGGTGTCCCGCCCGGCGTGGTCAACGTGGTCACCGGCTCCGCCCCGGCGGTCGGGGCTGCGGCCGTGGACTCCCCGGACGTGGACATGGTCTCCTTCACCGGATCGACGGCCGTCGGGCAGGCGATCGGCGAGGTGTGCGGGAAGTCCCTGAAGCGGCAGCTGATGGAGCTGGGCGGCAAGGGCGCGGCGCTGGTCCTGGACGACGCCGACCTGGACTCGGCGGTGATGGGCATCGGGACGACCTTCGCCTTCTACAGCGGCCAGATCTGCACCGCCCCGACCCGGGTGCTGGCCCAGCGCGGGATCTACGAGCAGCTGATCGAGAAGCTCACCGGCTATCTGGCCTTCATGAAGGTGGGCGACCCGCGGGCGAAGGGCACGGTGGTCGGCCCGGTGATCTCGGCCGCGCACCGCGACCGGGTGGAGTCGTACATCGAGCTGGGCCGCAAGGAGGGCGCGCGGGTCGTCGCGGGCGGCGAGCGGCCGTCCGGCCCCGGCCTCGAGCGCGGCTTCTACGTGGCGCCCACGCTGCTCGCGGACTGCACCAACGACATGCGGGTGGTCCGGGAGGAGATCTTCGGCCCGGTGGTGGTGGTCGTGCCCTTCGACGACGAGGAGGAGGGCGTCGCGCTCGCGAACGACAGCGACTACGGACTGCTCGACTACGTGTGGTCCGGGGACGTCGCCCGCGCATTCCGCATCGCGGCCCGGCTGCGGGCCGGCGGGGTGGGGATCAACACCGTCGGCCGGAACATGGAGGCGCCGTTCGGCGGCTTCAAGAAGAGCGGTGTGGGGCGGGACGTGGGCTCGTACGCGCTGCACGCGTACAGCGAGACGCAGGCGGTGGTCTGGCCGGGCTGA
- a CDS encoding APC family permease, which produces MTQVDVRPQAGDTVRGVAAQGDDNGVRGKGLGGNSVGLMGSAVIGISTVAPVYCLTSTLGSTAGEVGLQMPAVFLAGFLPMLLVAFAYRELNKVMPDCGTSFTWTVKAFGPKVGWMCGWGLLIATIIVLSNLAGVATTYFWLLAGEITGSEQIAALDGNKFAHIATVLVLVAVATAISYRGMTATKGIQYALVGLQLVVLAVFTVMAFQKAGSAEFTTGVDFSWSWLNPFAVGSFAAFTAGLSLSIFMYWGWDTCLTANEETVGSAKTPGRAAMISMIVLVGSYLATAIASQMLVGSGDKGLGLANPETSDNVFAALAGPVMGPALGILLFVAVLASAAASLQTTFIPVARTVLSMATYEAMPASYAKVHPKHKVPGKATIVAGVGTGVFYTTMTLLSENVLVDTIYALGLMICFYYALTAFACVWYFRRELTNSARDAIYKGVLPALGGLMLTGVFGKTLYDMWDPAYGSGSAVFGVGSVFVIGVGLLLLGVVLMLIMQRKSPAFFRGEVLTKDTPSLVVED; this is translated from the coding sequence ATGACTCAGGTGGATGTACGGCCCCAGGCCGGAGACACGGTAAGGGGCGTCGCCGCCCAGGGTGACGACAACGGTGTGCGCGGCAAGGGCCTCGGCGGGAACTCCGTCGGCCTCATGGGCAGTGCCGTCATCGGCATCTCCACCGTCGCCCCGGTCTACTGCCTGACCTCCACGCTCGGCTCCACCGCGGGCGAGGTCGGACTCCAGATGCCCGCCGTGTTCCTCGCCGGCTTCCTGCCGATGCTCCTCGTCGCATTCGCGTACCGGGAACTCAACAAGGTCATGCCGGACTGCGGCACCTCCTTCACGTGGACCGTGAAGGCCTTCGGCCCCAAGGTCGGCTGGATGTGCGGCTGGGGCCTGCTGATCGCGACGATCATCGTGCTCTCGAACCTCGCCGGCGTCGCGACCACCTACTTCTGGCTGCTCGCCGGTGAGATCACCGGCAGTGAGCAGATCGCCGCCCTCGACGGCAACAAGTTCGCGCACATCGCGACCGTCCTCGTCCTGGTCGCCGTCGCCACGGCCATCAGTTACCGAGGCATGACCGCGACGAAGGGCATCCAGTACGCCCTGGTCGGCCTGCAGCTCGTGGTCCTGGCCGTCTTCACGGTCATGGCCTTCCAGAAGGCGGGCAGCGCCGAGTTCACCACCGGCGTCGACTTCTCGTGGTCCTGGCTGAACCCGTTCGCCGTCGGATCGTTCGCCGCCTTCACCGCCGGCCTCTCGCTGTCGATCTTCATGTACTGGGGCTGGGACACCTGCCTCACCGCGAACGAGGAGACCGTCGGCAGCGCCAAGACCCCCGGCCGCGCCGCGATGATCTCGATGATCGTCCTGGTCGGCTCCTACCTGGCCACCGCCATCGCCTCGCAGATGCTCGTCGGCTCCGGTGACAAGGGCCTCGGCCTCGCCAACCCGGAGACCTCCGACAACGTCTTCGCCGCCCTCGCCGGCCCGGTCATGGGACCGGCCCTCGGCATCCTGCTCTTCGTCGCCGTGCTCGCCTCCGCCGCGGCCAGCCTGCAGACCACGTTCATCCCGGTGGCCCGCACGGTCCTGTCGATGGCCACCTACGAGGCCATGCCGGCCTCGTACGCCAAGGTGCACCCGAAGCACAAGGTCCCCGGCAAGGCCACGATCGTCGCGGGCGTCGGCACCGGCGTCTTCTACACCACCATGACGCTGCTCAGCGAGAACGTCCTGGTCGACACGATCTACGCGCTCGGCCTGATGATCTGCTTCTACTACGCGCTGACCGCGTTCGCCTGCGTCTGGTACTTCCGCCGCGAGCTGACGAACTCCGCCCGCGACGCGATCTACAAGGGCGTCCTGCCGGCCCTCGGCGGCCTCATGCTGACCGGCGTCTTCGGCAAGACGCTGTACGACATGTGGGACCCGGCCTACGGCTCCGGCTCCGCCGTCTTCGGCGTCGGCTCGGTCTTCGTCATCGGCGTGGGTCTGCTGCTGCTCGGCGTGGTGCTCATGCTGATCATGCAGCGCAAGAGCCCCGCCTTCTTCCGCGGCGAGGTCCTCACCAAGGACACCCCGTCCCTGGTGGTCGAGGACTGA
- a CDS encoding carboxymuconolactone decarboxylase family protein → MLHEPKARMTNPAYVLPGVGQAVQGLIEAARQGGVPQETLELVHLRASQINGCGFCVDYGVKSARKAEVSDEKLFAVAAWREAPYFTEEERAALALAEYATRLADTPDAVPDAVWDAAADHYDEKQLASIVLMIAVTNFFNRLNVTIRQPAGVGLS, encoded by the coding sequence ATGCTGCACGAGCCGAAGGCCCGGATGACGAACCCCGCCTATGTCCTGCCCGGCGTCGGGCAGGCCGTCCAGGGCCTGATCGAGGCCGCCCGGCAGGGTGGTGTCCCGCAGGAGACGCTGGAGCTGGTGCATCTGCGGGCCAGCCAGATCAACGGCTGCGGGTTCTGCGTCGACTACGGGGTCAAGAGCGCGCGGAAGGCCGAGGTGTCGGACGAGAAGCTGTTCGCCGTCGCCGCCTGGCGCGAGGCGCCGTACTTCACCGAGGAGGAGCGGGCCGCTCTCGCGCTGGCCGAGTACGCGACCCGGCTGGCCGACACCCCGGACGCCGTGCCGGACGCGGTCTGGGACGCGGCCGCCGACCACTACGACGAGAAGCAGCTCGCGTCGATCGTCCTGATGATCGCCGTCACGAACTTCTTCAACCGGCTCAACGTCACCATCCGCCAGCCCGCCGGTGTCGGCCTGTCGTAG
- a CDS encoding VCBS repeat-containing protein — translation MRRTKKTIVGAALLPTLTLTLGVVGAGLATTLVTAAPAAATDRTWGAPAALTGERNTSAGVVVTTDGTAVTVWTSGTYGDGQELWGATRAAGATAWSAPVRIAAGQSRVQGVHLVSGDDGSATLAWDRYDTENLAAHQTSTLRPGATAWTAPARITSAPSAYELTLVSGPGGRLTAVWLGDPTPGENDADQGLYAADLASPDGTWSEAVMIGAGYAYAFKATADADGMVTVAWQPGVVGTDSLNVSTRAAGSDQWSAPKVGAVGTGYVGELDLRTAANGATLLSWTQDGDRAFLLRPAGSTTWGPREYLPADQDRTGTAVPQLEADGRVTAVWSGYRKLRTATRAVDGTWSQPRSLTESTSVSRIWAPAAGRDGSLAVLWTTLEDELWAVTRSDGAWGRPTPLGQVAPYTRPGSVAAGADGRAVAAWDKRLGTTSDHHEINQVWSAATGAAKQPAKRRDHVGNDGFPDLYARRTDGTLAVYRGNAVGTVSAKVEAGFWGTTSTLVPFGDLNGDGVNDTIVTDYGGAMYRYTPDRGQPVTSQTPSTKIGTGWSAFDGLTYSGDFTADGLPDLVARQISTGDLYLYAGTKSGGFLRTGKIGTSWKSLTIVGAGDLNGDKHADLVARTATGDLYRYYGTGRSTIGSGTKIGSGWGGMVDFVGIGDLTGDGKDDILGRTTAGDLYRYAGNGTGGIGSGVKIGSGWKSFTSIR, via the coding sequence ATGCGCAGGACCAAGAAGACGATCGTCGGCGCGGCACTGCTGCCCACGCTCACGCTGACCCTGGGGGTCGTCGGCGCGGGCCTGGCGACGACCCTCGTGACAGCGGCCCCGGCCGCGGCGACCGACCGGACGTGGGGCGCGCCGGCGGCCCTGACCGGGGAGCGGAACACGAGCGCCGGCGTGGTGGTCACCACGGACGGCACGGCCGTCACCGTGTGGACCAGCGGCACGTACGGCGACGGGCAGGAGCTCTGGGGCGCCACCCGCGCGGCGGGCGCCACGGCATGGAGCGCGCCGGTTCGCATCGCCGCCGGCCAGAGCAGGGTGCAGGGCGTGCACCTGGTCTCCGGTGACGACGGTTCCGCCACACTCGCCTGGGACCGCTACGACACCGAGAACCTCGCCGCGCACCAGACCTCGACGCTCCGCCCGGGGGCCACTGCGTGGACGGCGCCGGCACGGATCACGTCGGCACCGTCCGCCTACGAGCTCACGCTGGTGAGCGGCCCCGGTGGCCGCCTCACCGCCGTATGGCTGGGCGACCCGACCCCGGGAGAGAACGACGCGGACCAGGGGCTGTACGCCGCCGACCTGGCGTCGCCCGACGGCACGTGGTCCGAGGCAGTCATGATCGGCGCCGGTTACGCCTACGCGTTCAAGGCGACGGCCGACGCCGACGGCATGGTGACGGTCGCCTGGCAGCCAGGCGTCGTGGGCACGGACTCGCTGAACGTCTCGACCCGCGCGGCGGGTTCGGACCAGTGGAGCGCCCCCAAGGTCGGCGCCGTCGGAACCGGATACGTGGGCGAACTCGACCTCCGGACGGCCGCGAACGGCGCCACGCTGCTCAGCTGGACCCAGGACGGAGACCGTGCCTTCCTCCTCCGCCCGGCCGGCAGCACGACGTGGGGCCCGAGGGAGTACCTCCCGGCCGACCAGGACCGCACGGGCACCGCAGTGCCCCAGCTGGAGGCCGACGGCCGGGTGACGGCCGTATGGTCCGGCTACCGGAAGCTGCGGACGGCCACCCGTGCCGTGGACGGCACGTGGTCGCAGCCCCGGTCGCTGACCGAGAGCACCTCCGTGTCCAGGATCTGGGCCCCGGCCGCCGGCCGTGACGGCTCGCTCGCGGTGCTGTGGACGACGCTCGAGGACGAGCTCTGGGCCGTCACGCGCTCGGACGGCGCCTGGGGACGGCCCACGCCGCTGGGCCAGGTCGCCCCCTACACACGGCCGGGTTCCGTCGCCGCCGGCGCGGACGGCCGGGCCGTCGCCGCGTGGGACAAGCGGCTCGGGACGACCAGCGACCACCACGAGATCAACCAGGTGTGGTCGGCGGCCACCGGCGCCGCGAAGCAGCCGGCGAAGCGCCGGGACCACGTCGGCAACGACGGCTTCCCGGATCTGTACGCGCGCCGCACCGACGGCACGCTCGCGGTGTACCGGGGCAACGCGGTCGGGACGGTCTCGGCGAAGGTGGAGGCGGGCTTCTGGGGCACGACCTCCACGCTGGTCCCGTTCGGCGACCTGAACGGCGACGGGGTGAACGACACGATCGTCACCGACTACGGCGGCGCGATGTACCGCTACACGCCCGACCGCGGTCAGCCGGTCACCTCCCAGACCCCGTCCACGAAGATCGGCACCGGCTGGAGCGCCTTCGACGGACTCACCTACTCCGGCGACTTCACCGCCGACGGCCTGCCGGACCTGGTGGCCCGCCAGATCTCCACCGGCGACCTGTACCTGTACGCGGGAACGAAGTCCGGCGGCTTCCTGCGCACCGGCAAGATCGGCACCAGCTGGAAGTCCCTGACCATCGTCGGCGCCGGCGACCTCAACGGCGACAAGCACGCCGACCTGGTGGCCCGCACGGCGACCGGCGACCTGTACCGCTACTACGGCACCGGAAGGTCCACGATCGGCTCGGGCACGAAGATCGGTTCGGGCTGGGGCGGGATGGTCGACTTCGTCGGCATCGGCGACCTCACCGGCGACGGCAAGGACGACATCCTCGGTCGCACCACCGCCGGCGACCTTTACCGCTACGCGGGCAACGGTACGGGCGGCATCGGCTCCGGGGTGAAGATCGGCAGCGGCTGGAAGTCCTTCACGAGCATCCGCTGA